The nucleotide sequence TCGAGGTACTTAAGCCCGGCGTCGAACACGGTGCCGCCCTCATCCCCTGCCGCCCCGTCTGGCATCAAACCCGGCGCTGCCCTTGTCGCCCTCGCCCCGCGTCGCCAcgacggagatggggaagatgaAGACCCGGGGCGAGGAGACCGAGATGAGCGCGTCGAGGCCCCGTCCAAACTGAAACAAGCTATCAAGCAGAAAGTAAAAACCAAGAAATAAAACAAGGCAAACCAATAAACAGAACATGGCATATACAAAAGCAACCTGCAATGTGGTGATTCTACTTCAAACCTGAAAATGGCAACAAAACCTAGAATGGCAAATATCCTTGAGATTGCTAGATTTTACTCAGCTCTGATTAGACATGATTTTAAAATTTTAGAATTGATAAATGATGACACGCAAAATATATGTGATACCAAATCTGATCCTCGGCGACTTCGAGGATATCAAAAAATATACCATTTCATGATTTAGATTGATTTTAGCTATTTGCCATGGCTCAACGTGGTGATCACTTCTTTGTATGGACCAATTTTTCAATTTTGTAATGAGAGGGGGAGGTTCAAGGAGAGGGTGAAGTTTCTGTTCATGTTGGGATAGAGCAGAAGCACCCTATGCATAGCAGGTGGCTTACAAAATTTTGTTTCATTCTGCAGCACAACAATTCTCTATCATTACTTGCAAACAAAGTTGCAACAGAAAGATTCACTTTCTGCTTAGCATGTCTGCATGGAATTTCCTACATAATTTTCCTGGACTCAGGCAATGACATGTAATAATTAAGTAGACAATTTAAGTGGACTAATTTTAGTAGCCCAGATACGAAAACAATTAAATAACAAGCAATAGGAAACAATTAAAAGCCTGATCCAGAACTACAGCTAAACTGGAGCGAGCAGTAGATTTCTTAGTCTGGCAAAATCTGATTTGGTAGTGCTTATACATCAAAAAATGTTTATCGAGAGAAAAACTATGTGATGCAGTATTTACACAATCCAATATTTTCATATAGGGTCAGCACCAAAGAAACAATTCTGATGCACTGAGATAAACAATTCCAATGTACTTGTTCATATGAATGTTTGGGTGTTTCCACGAGCATGTTTGGGTGTTCTTACAATGCTGAAATTCTATTATTAAGACCAGTGCAATAAGCCATTAACCGACAATTTTATTTATTATTCTATCATAATGGCTCTACTATCCAAGAGCTATCACTCCCCTAATTTTCTGTCTCGGAGAAGATGCACATTGGTCCATCAAAATAAAACACTAAAGCCTGGAGCTCGTTAGGAGGCAGTGATATATATAAGCCCAACATGCAGCTAGCCGAAGACCACCTAAAGAAGGGACCATAGTACCATATAGTTGGAGTTGAATCATTGAGTTACATGCCTGGGATTTGAATGGGACTCTAGATAATTCCCTGGGTTCAGAACAAGGCGCCTATACCTCCCCTCTTGTAGAAATTTACTCTTTATAATTCACTTCATCAAGTTCTAGCTATCTCTCTCCCAAATTGAGGGATGGGGCAGCAAATATTCATATGCTCTTGGCAAACCATCAAGTTTAGTAATAATAAGTAATACAAAGCAGGCAACATTTAGTAAACAAAATCCTTAAAAGCAGCGCTCACTGAAGCATATTACTGCATAACCAGTGGGCTGGGTTGGGATTGTAGTACGCCGTAGTCAAGATAGTCAGCGGATTTGACGAAGTCCAACTATCTAATTAGTAGGCATGGAAGGGCCACACTAATTTGTAATTTCCCCAACCGTAGACATGTATGCGACTTCTAACAAGGAATCATGGGAGCCAAATATAGGATTGTACACCGACTCCTATGGCTCAAACATTTAGAAATTGAAAAGCAAATCTCAAGATCCCTTGTACGAACAAAAGATAGCAACAAGGAGAAGAGAGACAACCTGAGTTAACTTATAGGAGCAGCACACACTCCTGAAACCAGATTGAACAATCCTTGAAATCTCTAACACCACCAGTAGAGAACCCACCTGCAACATGAGCATAGGAATCAAGAATGAGACGAAATTGGGGAGCAacaaaagggaaaaggaaaacgGAACGGCACCAATCCTTCCCACTCTCGCCGGCCTCCTTCCTCTCACCTGCAGGTCCACTCCACCACGACGGCACCGCTCTAGCCTCGCTGCTCCTTCCTCCCACCGTGGTTCTTCCCTTCTCCTCGGCCTTGGCCGTGAAGACCTCACCGGCGGGGCCCTGATCTGCGGGGAGAGCATGGGAGGAGGGCGCGGGCCCGGCCTTCCCAGCCTCTCGGCCGCCCGCACAGACGCAAGCTCTGTTCCACCGCCACGGACTCTCCTCCACCATGGCGAGCTCCCGCCACCGCGTCCCCTCCTCCTCCACGGCCTCCCTTGGCCACGTTCTCTCCTCCTCCACGAGCCCCGCTCCTCCTCTGCATCCCCTCCGCCGTAGCCTCTCCACCGTGAGTGAGGGGACTTGGACGGTGGCAGCCAGCGGGTGGAGGACACGCACCGCTTCCCGCTGTCCACCCCTGCTCTCCATGGAGACGACCTGCCCTAGCCGCGGGGAGGGGTCGCGCGCGAGCGCTCGCGGCCGTGAGGAGCGGATCTGGCCGGAGTGCAGTGGTGCCGGCGAGCTCGGCGGCTGGAGAGGAACGGGGAGGTGAGGAGGGTAGCGAGGCGGCGGCCGCAGGGCCTGCTAggtagcggcggctagggttgggaggggaaggagagggagctgCGCGAGGAAGAGGATCGGGATGCTGCGCGAGTGCGGGAGGAGCTGTCCACGGGAGGTGTTGGTTTTTATATGCCATGTGTGAAATGACGCAAATGCCCTTGGCGGGGCATGGGAATTACACGCGGTGGCACGAGATTAAAAATATCCGACGGTTCGGGTTGCTCCATGAAATATCTGACGGCTTGTGTCACTCGTGATCGAGATCGAACGGCTTAAACCTCATCAAGGAAACGATCGGACGGCCGAGAGTCGCTAATCGCTGAGGAGCCTTGTGCATCCACTCGTCTCTTATTTCTGGATTTATAGGTCATCGTTAGACCAGGCCCACCATGCACATGCAAAGGACGCATGCATGGTTCTGTTTTTCTCTTTCTATTGCTCATGATACATACTATAACATGCATGTCTCTCACATTATCTCTCCTCTTTCCATCTCTAAATCCATCACTTTTAATTCTCTTTTCACTATTTTGATTGTTCATATCTTCAAAACAAAAATTTTGTTTTTGAAACTTTATATATATTTGAACTCCTGTAGCCAATACCTTCAGAACAAGATCAATCTTGAATACATTCAAACAAGTTTAAATTTCAACGTTGGAAATGAGTGAAATCAGCTTTCTAAAAATAGTGGAAATATGATCTTTGAATTGGATGAGACCATTTTTAAAAAATGACTGAAATATGTTTTTATACACATTACACATTTCTGGGTGTGAAATACgtgaaacttgttatttcagaatttttaaacTAGTCATGTAAAACATGTGAAACTAATTATATCAAACTTTTTTTAAACGAGTGAAATATGATTTACGAAACaagtgatttttttttgaatttagtcAAATATGTTTTTTGAAATATTCGAAATCAGTTATTTGCTTTGAGTGAAATCAGCTTTCTAAAAAAAAGTGAAATATGAGCTTTGAATTGGGCGAGACCAATTCTTTAATATGAGCGAAATATGTTTTTCATACACATGACACATTTTGGGTGTCAAATACATGAAACTTGTTATTTAAGAATTTTGAAACTAGTCATGTAAAACATGTCAAACTAATTATTTCAAACTTTTTTTGAATGAGTGAAATATGGCTTACCAAACAAGTGAAATTGTTTTTTAAATTGAATCAAATAAGTTTTTTGAAATATTTTAAATCAGTTATTTGCTTTGAGTGAAATCAACTTTCTAAAATTAGTTAAATATGATCTTTGAATTGGGTGAGAGCAATTTCttaaaatgagtgaaatatgtttttcATACACATGACACAATTTTGGGTGTGAAATACGTGAAACTTGTTATTTCAAAATTTCTAAACGAGTGAAATCAGTTTTTCACACTGACTGATATCCATTTTGAACTGAAATATGGAAATGAGTGAAATCTGTTTTCTCAATTTGGTGAAATTATTTTTCTAAAACGAACGACGCCCGTTTTTTCATATGAGTGACATCATTTTTTTAACAtagtgaaatgagtgaaatcattTTTTGAAATTAGTGTAGCCAGTTCTTTgaaacaaatgaaatatgtgttTTCAAATATGTGAAATTGGTGTTTAAATTTGGTTAAATTTATTTTTTTACACGACCCTAATACGTTTTCTGAAATGAATAATATTGTTTCtgtaaatgagtgaaatatgtgtTTCGGAATAACTGAGACCAGTGTTTCAAAATGAGTGAATATagttttttgaaatgagtgaaatcaccTTTTCAAAATGAGTGAAACCAATTCTTTGAAATGACTTAAATATGTGTTTTGATACAAGTGAAATCAGTGTTTTAAAATGAATAAAATTAGTTTTCTAAAATGAGTTAAATCTGTATTTTTGAATGACTCAAATTTGTTTTGTTAATTGTGAAACCAGTTTTTTTTAATTAAGTAAAAcaagttttttgattttttttttatagaaaaggagcaggacccccagcctctgcatctggacgatgcatgcagccacaagTTTTTTGAAATGAGTTACATCTATTTTTTTGAAATGTCAAAGCGAATGAAACGGTAAAATTCAAACTACGCTAAGATATATTGAAATTGGTCTTGTTTTAAAGAACATGTCTTTAGGAgttcaaatatgtaaaaatattaaaaaataaaaCATTTATTAAAAAGATATCAATCATTTAATAGCTAACAAGAAAGTAAAATATTGGTACTATAGGTTGAGTGGTCTGGGAGTGCACATGCATGACTAAATGGAAAGGTTGTGGGGCATGTTCACGTATTGATCAAGTGGTGTCAGACTAGAGATGTATTTCACCTCACAAAAGATTCCTTAGTTTATTAATGTACATTTTGATGTTGACATGGACGGTTCGCCGGTACATCCCGGTTCCGTAAATTTACGTATTCGTAGAGGTCTCGTCATGCCCGATCATCCGCTGTTCACCGTCATGTGCGACACTCAGCGTCATCCAACCGCTGTCGTATGCCTCGTATCTGCCGCCCTCCCTCGTCCGCAAAGCAGATCTTGGTCAGTTAATTACTGAAAGTAACTATAATGAGAAAAATGTGCTTTTTTTTTGTGCTGCAGCTTGCCGAAGGTGCTCATCGACGGGCCTTACGGTGCGCCGGCGCGGGACTACAAGCAGTACGACACCTTGCTACTGGTGGGACACGGCATCCGTGCCACGCCCATGATCTCGATCGTTAAGGATGTCATCACCAACGCTAAGCGGCTCGGTGGGGAAGCTGAGTCCGACAACGGCCACCCCGGCGACTCGAGCGCGTTCCGGACTCGTCGAGCCTACTTCTACTGGGTCTCTCGGGAGCTGGAGTGGTTCCGTGGAGTCATGGACGAGGTGGCTGAGGCGGACGAGAAGCGTATCATCGAGCTCCACAACTATTGCACCACCGTCTACGATGAAGGCGACGCCCGGCAGGCGCTCATCGCTATGCTCGAGTCCCTCAACTATGCCAAGAACGGCGTCGACGTCGTCTCCGACTGCCGCGTCATGACCCACTTCGGCCGCCCAGACTGGCGCCAAATCTACGCGCACATCGCCCTCGAGAACGGGGGAAAACGCGTCGGTCAGTACTAACTACTACTCTACATCTGTTTTGCAATACTACTACGGCCACTTCAGAAATTTTGGGCAGAGTCAAATCTATATATAATTGACAATAACTTTGTGTTTCGTGGATATCACAGGAGTGTTCTACTGCGGCAAGCCGGTGCTGACAAATACGTTGCGTGATCTTGCGAAGGATTTCTCGAGAGATACAAGTACAAAATTTGAGTTCCACAAGAAAAACTTCTAGTTTtgtgaggctggtcatagtggggagtaacttagagtagtaacatgcatacgttactactctatgttactatccTTATAGTGGGAAGCGTTATATATGTAGTAACATACACACGTTTATTTATTgttttgtagactcattttgcattggaaagcgttatgtgatggtaacatattaggttactctatttgcctctctcctcattaactacttgccatatcaacatttttgcttatgtggcatttATGTTACTACCTATATCACTCCCACTATGATCAGCCTCAGGCATATCCACCCGCAGGAAGTTTCCCTTTTTGCTGAAATCATGTTAAATTAATGCATACCAAGTACTCCCTCGTCCCATTCTAAAAAAAGAAAGTACTCCCTCGTTCACTATTATAAGAAGTTCTGGCattttttctgaatcggatgttATAAATGTGTTTAATTGTGTTCGTCCAGTCGTATCAACTCGTATGTAGTGTATATTTAAATATCCAAAATGTCTTATAACAATAAACAGAGAGAGCGCCAAATTACCATGGTATATATTTTTTACTAGTAAAAGGAAAGTTGGTCCTAAATTTTTGTTGAGCGTTGCTGTACACACGGCACTGTTCAGCCGATCCTTGGATCATCCTATCCAACCGTGCATGCATGGGACAaagtgtgttggaaatatgagaaATTTATCATATGATTTAATCCATAGAAATACTAAACAAAACATGACTTATAGCAGAGATGAAACATGTTATGTAATTTATAGAGAGAAGGCAAATAGCATCTAAACATGTGAACTAGAACAGAACATATATCGAACAAATACTAGAAGAAGGAACTCTACCAGGATCTCGAACAAAAAGAATCCAAACACGTACCGAGCTACGGTAGTAGCAGTGGTGTTGGCGTTGATATTGTCGCCCATGTCATCGAAGAGGTTGTCAACATCAGGGAAGAAATCATCGTTAGGGAAGTGGTCGTCGGCGTCCGTGATGAACatgtcagtagtcgcgcagagcgctcccccaaaaccttatcacccttctcccgtatagGACTCAAAGAGGTGGGTTTTCGGAGGCTTACTGTCCCGATCCGCGGCTCACGCCTGTGACGCCCCCGGTTATAAgcatgcactaatcatacacgcatcaTGCATGATCACGAATAGTGGCTCACATCAATACCACAACACAATTCTATGACACAAATTTAAACATaaaactttatattacaagccagggccacgAGGACCCATAATACACAAGTCACCAAAGCAAATATTATCTGAGTAGAGACATAGTTAggcaagttttgccttaagaaggttgAGCCAAAACAACGCCTCTACATCGAAAGGTGAAGCCTCCTGCCTCGGACTTCCGGACTACTCCTGGTCATGGACCTCCACGTAGTATGCACCACCAGGATAACCTACATTCGAGGTGCTACTAGCTGTTGCAGCAACCCGGTTGGATGAAAAAGAGTAGCAAAGCAACTATTTGTACTCATCGAAAGTATCGACAAGACTTACATCGGATCTATACTAGATATG is from Triticum aestivum cultivar Chinese Spring chromosome 1B, IWGSC CS RefSeq v2.1, whole genome shotgun sequence and encodes:
- the LOC123145872 gene encoding uncharacterized protein is translated as MLSPQIRAPPVRSSRPRPRRREEPRWEEGAARLERCRRGGVDLQVGSLLVVLEISRIVQSGFRSVCCSYKLTQFGRGLDALISVSSPRVFIFPISVVATRGEGDKGSAGFDARRGGRG